The following coding sequences are from one bacterium SCSIO 12741 window:
- the hemL gene encoding glutamate-1-semialdehyde 2,1-aminomutase: protein MKREVSDKLYQDAKNLFPGGVNSPVRAFRSVKGEPVFMDSGDGAIIRDVDGNEYIDFCCSWGPLILGHNDSDVREKVTKTIAKGTSFGAPTALENELGDLIVSNNRFIDKIRFVSSGTEAVMSAIRLARGVTGKNKVLKFDGCYHGHVDSLLVNAGSGLVTFGISSSAGIPDSFVNETLVAPLNDRDAVKQAIADHGDDLACIIIEPIPANNGLLVQEKEYLEFLREITQENNILLIFDEVISGFRVGFEGAAGLYDIQPDIVTYGKIIGGGMPVGAYGAKLDIMSQVAPDGPVYQAGTLSGNPVAMSAGLAALRKCLEPGFYDELEMKTTAFVQEMCDGLGEDHPFHVQQIGSIFWLAFDNSKAIRAASEIDADSMKFFKDLYSYLLENGVYMGPSGYEVGFISAAHTEDQLLQAAQILNKGIMQALENQG, encoded by the coding sequence ATGAAAAGAGAAGTATCCGATAAACTGTATCAAGACGCCAAAAACCTGTTTCCCGGAGGAGTTAATTCTCCCGTAAGAGCCTTTCGCTCAGTGAAAGGTGAGCCTGTGTTCATGGACTCTGGTGACGGTGCCATTATTCGCGATGTGGACGGTAATGAATACATTGATTTTTGTTGTTCTTGGGGGCCCTTGATTCTGGGGCACAACGACTCAGACGTTCGCGAAAAGGTAACCAAGACCATCGCTAAGGGAACTTCCTTTGGAGCTCCAACTGCTTTGGAAAACGAACTGGGCGACTTGATTGTAAGCAACAACCGCTTTATCGACAAGATCCGTTTTGTGAGTTCAGGAACCGAAGCAGTTATGTCTGCCATCCGATTGGCCCGTGGCGTAACTGGAAAAAATAAGGTCCTCAAATTTGATGGCTGTTACCACGGTCACGTTGACTCGCTTCTGGTAAATGCCGGTTCAGGTCTGGTCACTTTTGGAATTTCTTCTTCGGCAGGTATTCCCGATTCATTTGTGAACGAAACACTCGTTGCACCATTGAACGATCGTGATGCCGTAAAACAAGCCATTGCCGATCACGGTGACGACTTGGCTTGTATTATTATTGAGCCCATTCCTGCCAACAACGGCCTATTGGTTCAGGAAAAAGAATACCTCGAATTCTTAAGAGAGATTACCCAAGAGAACAACATCCTCTTGATTTTTGACGAAGTAATTTCCGGTTTCCGCGTAGGATTCGAAGGTGCCGCTGGCCTCTATGATATTCAGCCCGACATTGTAACCTATGGAAAAATCATTGGTGGTGGTATGCCAGTAGGAGCTTACGGAGCTAAATTGGACATTATGAGCCAGGTAGCACCTGATGGCCCGGTTTATCAAGCCGGAACCCTTTCCGGAAATCCAGTAGCCATGTCAGCTGGTTTGGCCGCACTTCGCAAATGCCTGGAGCCTGGATTCTACGATGAGTTGGAAATGAAAACCACGGCCTTCGTTCAGGAAATGTGCGATGGCTTGGGTGAAGATCACCCCTTCCATGTTCAACAGATCGGATCCATCTTCTGGTTGGCCTTTGACAACAGCAAAGCCATTCGTGCCGCTTCAGAAATCGATGCTGATAGCATGAAATTCTTCAAAGACCTGTACTCCTATTTACTGGAGAATGGGGTGTATATGGGTCCATCCGGATACGAAGTTGGATTTATCTCAGCTGCTCACACCGAAGATCAGTTATTGCAGGCTGCACAAATCCTTAATAAAGGGATCATGCAAGCTCTTGAAAATCAAGGCTAA
- a CDS encoding carboxypeptidase regulatory-like domain-containing protein: MKILKVLTTLTIMALSFNVWAQNGVVTGTVTEEVDGNLQPAPFANVALFSVAGGAPLGGTTDFDGKYRVENVKPGDYTLVISFIGLKADSSKITVAAGQEVVKSVTLGKDAKVLKAFEIETKVSRESEAILLMDQKNASSIEQTIGAAEMSKKGASDVEAGLTKVTGVTVVTGSDLFVRGLGDRYNLAMMNDNPVPSPDPDLKVIPLSLIPTDIVQNISIDKTFKVDNFADYAGASIDIKTRDYPDDPTFKIELGLSGNSITTFQDFQAQNSGSADFFGIDGGNRDLPTEVENSRNFNTSLQETPIYPEGFKNGFNSPTNTAMPAMNFAASGGNYYKIGKEGGFGFFASAGIENDYQYTEGYDKLLIAQGAVKNDYNFQKYRYNTDKVGFLNANYRINKKHDIAYNLMAIQSTEQRSDEYTGFNGDQGQDLFTRRNTYFVNNLVNHQLTVTNKMMKNDRLILTWGGSYGIASSGEKDRNQLVWLLNENTGGYAINDLDVASNHRFYSDLQENILNAKADVQFKFNYISEKNDDSNRGVLQVGYNFYSKSREFDWRQVNYEILTSTPDNPLTEEMDVDNPDAYFNQENFDSKYFRFKEQLDATSFYDASLDINAGYLAVDYDVVPQKIKVSLGARVEQSYQLTRYKELGDKFSDPLRRAVLDTVNLFPMAGAKWTINKKSNLRFAASKTITRPRFREVARFQYEEKFGDVQNQGNPDLKNAYNYNVDVKYELFPNPGELIAFNPFFKYLDNPIERVRVSSSTPLQTYFNTDKAYIVGLEVEYTRNLGAMLKSADSSIMRNIFLGANLSLMYSEISIDTSASGSINVTNPTRPLQGATPLLVNADVTYRLRHKKNQEVGAKTDFTLAYNVFGKRIAAAGVNGMGDIYELSVNTLDFICKNKIDEHWSIDFKVMNILNPYIRQEQNTEAGDILVNRYKRGVDFAVKAVYNF, encoded by the coding sequence ATGAAGATTTTGAAAGTACTTACCACCCTAACAATCATGGCCCTATCCTTCAACGTTTGGGCACAGAATGGGGTTGTGACAGGAACGGTAACGGAAGAGGTTGACGGAAATTTGCAACCTGCTCCATTTGCCAACGTAGCGTTGTTTTCAGTTGCAGGTGGCGCTCCACTTGGAGGAACAACAGACTTCGATGGAAAGTATCGCGTAGAAAATGTAAAGCCAGGGGATTACACCTTGGTTATTTCCTTTATTGGTCTAAAAGCTGACTCATCTAAAATTACCGTTGCCGCAGGGCAGGAGGTTGTGAAGAGTGTAACCCTTGGTAAAGATGCTAAGGTGTTGAAGGCTTTTGAAATTGAAACGAAGGTGTCTCGTGAAAGTGAGGCCATTCTTTTGATGGATCAGAAAAATGCATCCAGCATTGAGCAGACCATTGGCGCGGCAGAAATGTCGAAAAAAGGTGCCAGTGATGTAGAAGCTGGTTTGACCAAAGTGACTGGGGTAACTGTAGTAACCGGAAGCGACCTTTTTGTTCGTGGATTGGGTGACCGTTACAACCTGGCGATGATGAACGACAACCCGGTTCCCTCTCCGGATCCAGACTTGAAGGTGATTCCTTTGAGCTTGATTCCTACCGACATCGTTCAAAACATCTCGATCGATAAAACATTTAAGGTAGACAACTTTGCTGATTATGCTGGTGCATCTATCGATATTAAAACCCGTGACTATCCAGATGATCCTACCTTCAAAATCGAATTGGGTCTGTCAGGAAACAGCATTACTACCTTCCAGGATTTTCAAGCTCAGAATTCAGGAAGCGCTGACTTTTTTGGAATCGATGGTGGAAACCGTGATCTTCCTACTGAAGTAGAGAATAGCAGAAACTTTAATACCTCTCTTCAAGAAACTCCTATTTATCCGGAAGGATTTAAAAACGGATTTAACTCTCCAACCAACACCGCTATGCCAGCAATGAATTTTGCTGCTTCCGGTGGTAACTACTACAAGATTGGTAAAGAAGGTGGATTTGGATTCTTCGCTTCTGCCGGTATCGAAAACGATTACCAGTACACCGAAGGTTACGACAAGCTGTTGATCGCTCAAGGTGCGGTGAAAAACGACTACAACTTTCAGAAGTACCGTTACAATACCGACAAAGTTGGATTCTTGAATGCCAACTACCGTATTAACAAGAAGCACGACATCGCTTACAACTTGATGGCGATTCAGTCTACCGAGCAACGCTCAGATGAGTATACCGGATTTAACGGTGACCAGGGACAGGATCTTTTTACTCGTAGAAATACCTACTTCGTAAACAACTTGGTGAACCACCAGTTGACCGTAACCAACAAGATGATGAAAAACGATCGTTTGATTCTGACTTGGGGTGGTAGCTACGGTATCGCTTCCAGCGGTGAAAAAGATCGTAACCAGTTGGTTTGGTTGTTGAATGAAAACACAGGTGGCTATGCGATCAACGATTTGGATGTAGCAAGTAACCACCGTTTCTACTCTGACTTGCAGGAAAACATTTTGAATGCCAAAGCAGATGTTCAGTTCAAGTTTAACTACATCTCAGAAAAGAACGACGATTCAAACCGTGGTGTGTTGCAGGTTGGATACAACTTCTACAGCAAGTCTCGTGAGTTTGACTGGCGTCAGGTAAACTATGAGATTTTGACCTCTACTCCTGACAATCCATTGACCGAAGAAATGGACGTGGACAATCCTGATGCTTACTTCAACCAGGAAAACTTTGATTCTAAGTACTTCCGTTTTAAAGAGCAATTGGATGCCACTTCATTTTACGATGCTTCTTTGGATATCAACGCTGGTTACTTAGCAGTTGATTACGACGTAGTTCCGCAAAAAATTAAAGTGTCTTTGGGAGCTCGTGTTGAGCAGTCTTACCAGTTGACCCGCTACAAGGAATTGGGTGACAAATTCTCTGATCCTTTGAGAAGAGCTGTTTTGGATACGGTGAACCTTTTCCCAATGGCAGGTGCCAAATGGACCATTAACAAGAAGAGCAATTTACGTTTCGCTGCAAGTAAAACCATTACTCGCCCAAGATTCCGTGAAGTTGCCCGCTTCCAGTACGAAGAGAAATTTGGTGATGTTCAGAACCAAGGTAACCCTGACTTGAAAAATGCTTACAACTACAATGTAGATGTGAAGTACGAATTGTTCCCTAATCCGGGAGAGTTGATTGCTTTCAACCCATTCTTCAAATACCTGGACAACCCAATTGAGCGTGTTCGTGTTTCTTCTTCTACTCCTTTGCAGACTTACTTCAATACTGATAAGGCCTACATCGTAGGATTGGAAGTGGAGTACACCAGAAACTTGGGAGCTATGTTGAAGTCAGCCGACAGCAGCATTATGCGAAACATCTTTTTGGGAGCTAACTTGTCTTTGATGTATTCTGAGATTTCTATCGACACAAGTGCATCAGGATCTATCAACGTTACGAATCCTACTCGTCCACTTCAGGGAGCTACTCCGCTCTTGGTTAACGCTGACGTAACTTACCGTTTGCGCCACAAAAAGAACCAGGAAGTGGGTGCTAAAACGGACTTTACTCTGGCTTACAATGTTTTCGGTAAGCGTATCGCTGCGGCCGGTGTAAACGGAATGGGTGACATCTACGAACTTTCTGTAAATACCCTGGACTTCATCTGTAAGAACAAGATTGACGAGCATTGGTCAATTGACTTTAAAGTGATGAATATTTTGAATCCTTACATCCGTCAGGAGCAGAACACAGAGGCTGGCGACATCCTGGTTAATCGTTACAAAAGAGGAGTTGACTTCGCAGTTAAGGCGGTTTACAATTTCTAA
- a CDS encoding class I SAM-dependent methyltransferase translates to MSKVFFGRKLIQAQADHFIHTPPISRLLVLGGGTGHFLPDFFPLHPDARVEFVDLSDGMLKQARQNLAGECPHHFDQVFFQKLDIEHELKYLTGNYDAVLLPFVLDCLSLDQIRRVLHDLRGLIAPGGTVYLTDFSIPDTPGFQQTSYQALVQAMYLFFHVVTDIPFQDLPDFKALFTECGYHLVEDHSSDRELIMRQTYRLNP, encoded by the coding sequence TTGTCGAAAGTTTTTTTTGGCCGGAAACTCATCCAGGCCCAGGCGGATCATTTTATCCATACCCCACCTATTTCACGCCTTTTGGTTTTAGGCGGTGGCACGGGTCATTTTCTTCCTGATTTCTTTCCATTGCATCCAGATGCCCGGGTGGAATTTGTGGACCTATCGGATGGTATGCTGAAACAAGCTCGGCAAAATCTGGCTGGTGAATGTCCTCATCATTTTGATCAGGTATTTTTCCAGAAGCTGGATATTGAGCACGAACTCAAATACCTCACAGGAAATTATGATGCGGTTTTATTGCCCTTTGTACTGGATTGCTTATCATTGGATCAAATAAGACGAGTCTTGCACGATTTAAGGGGGTTAATTGCTCCTGGCGGCACCGTTTACCTCACCGACTTCTCCATACCCGACACTCCGGGATTTCAACAAACGAGCTACCAGGCCCTGGTTCAGGCCATGTACCTCTTTTTTCATGTGGTTACGGATATCCCGTTTCAGGATCTCCCGGACTTTAAGGCCTTATTTACCGAATGTGGTTATCATTTGGTAGAAGATCATTCCAGCGATCGGGAATTGATCATGCGGCAAACCTACCGGCTTAATCCATAA